A stretch of DNA from Spirochaetota bacterium:
CTTGCTAAAAGATTGATAATTTTGGGTGTTCATAATTATTCACATTGTAATAAAGAAAAAGTCTTGAAAAAAAGATATGTTTTTACAACGCTTAATAAGTGTGTATACGTTATGGCTTATGCTATTGCAAGGATGTGAGGGTAATAAATGAACATACTAGTCTATGGTGGCGGAGCAGTGGGATTGGGTTTGGCTCAAAGCCTTATTAGAGCTGGCTGTGGGGTAACTATTATTGATGTGGAGCCAACGGTTAGTGCCCTTAGAGAAAAAGGGATAGTGCAAACAGGAGTATTGGGTCAATTTACAATAAAACCTGAACAATTCACCGTCTATGATTGGCTGGAAAATATACCTTCAGCTGATTTTGATTATATATGTGTATGCATAAAATCATATATGTCGCAAACTATCGCACAGCTATTAAAAAAATATGAAAAAAAAATAAGCAGATGCCCCATTATCCTATTTCAGAATGGATGGGGCAATGCGGAAAAGTTTATACAATATTTTGATAAAGAAATAATATTCAATGCACGAGTAATGACAGGATACATAAAGCCAGCATTACATCATGTAGATATAACTGTACATGCTGATTCAATACATATAGGTTCGTTGTATAATGGTGATGTTAATCAGCTTACAGCACTTGCGGAAGCATTGTCAAAAGGTGGAATGCCTGCAGAAGTAACAGAAGAAGTGGCAAAAGATATATGGGCAAAGATGCTGTATAACTGCGCATTGAATCCACTTGGAGCTATCTTTAATGTTCCGTATGGTGATCTGGGTAAATCAGAACATACAAAAGCAATCATGAATGATATATTTTATGAGATATTTGAAACAATGCATAAAGCAGGATACACAACCCATTACAAAAGTGCTGACGAATATATAGAGGTGTTCTATTCAAAATTGTTGCCCACCACCGGTGAGCACCGTTCATCCATGCTGCAGGATATACAGGCAAAACGCAAAACTGAGATAGACGCATTAAACGGAGCAGTTGTTGAGCTTGCAAAGCAACATGGTATAAAAACACCGGTTAATGAAGTAGTAACATCTTTAATTAAATTTATTGAAAATAAATATATGTAATACAATTATAGTACTGATAGTCTATAGGTACAAATTATCATTGTTGATGTGTAAAAACTTAAAATGTTGGTTAAACAGTGTTATTACAAAAAAATAAAAATATCAGGATACACGATGCCAGCTTCTGTTTGTTAAGTAACGATACAGCACTGTAATTAAAATTTTTTTTATTATAATAAATTTATATTTCTTAAAATATTTATGGGGTTTATATGAAAAAAATAGAATTCCTTTCAGAAAAGCAGGAAAAACAATTAAAAAAATATTTACAGCCATCACTTAATAAAGATGTACTCACAATTGATCAATTAGATGGTTTTTTATTTGGTCTTTGTATTTCATCCCCTTTTATTTCTTCAGATGAAATTGTTGCATCAATATTTGGAAGCTCCAGCCCTGTATTTGATTCGTTTGAAGATGTAAGCTCATTCAATGAATGTTTGGTACAAGCACAAAACACATATACGTATGCACTAAATAATAATAAACTGGTATTCCCATTTACTATTGCTGAAAATAATCTTACAGATGAAATGATTCATGCAATTCAGGATTGGTGTTATGGCTTTATACGAGGTATTATACTTGATTATAACGATTGGATGCCACCAGATAAACAAATTCTTGAAACATTGCAAGTAGAAGAAGAACTGATGTATACGTGTTTTTTTGTGATATATATGACGGCATATATACTGTATCCGGATAAATTGCCTCTTAGTAAAGAATTCTTAAAAATGGTAGATGTTGATAAATTTAAAGAAGAACTTACAAAAAATATTTTGGCACTTCCTGATGCTGTAGAAATACTCATACAATATGGAAAACAGGTGCGAGATAACTATCTTAAAAATGGCAAATTGCAGAAAAAAATTGACCAGAATATAAAAATTGGACGCAATGATCCCTGCATCTGTGGCAGCGGTAAGAAATATAAAAAATGCTGTGGTCGTTAACTATGCTAACAACGATTTCTTCATTGCTCACATTTTTACTTATCACAAATTTTGTGCCTACGCGAAGTACGCAAGGTAAAGAATATATAATATGTGGCAACAACACGCAGCAAAAAATATATTATGCTACAAGCAGCAACTTTAGTAAAAACCATAAAGGTGAAAAAGCGCTAGATGATGATGAAGAAACATCGTGGATTTCAAAATTTGGTGGCGAGCAATGGATTGAGATTGATTTTGGTGTAAAGCGTGTTATGACTGATATTGCAATCACTGCAGGCACAAAAGACAATTATAAAACTCTGCGATATTGTATTCTACAGTTTATGTATGATGGCAAGTGGTTTGATTATTCGCGCATAAATTTTTTACAAAAAGACAAAAAGGGTTTATTTGGCAATAGTCGCTATCAACGCACTGTTATAGTGAAATTAAATGGCATTGATGCAAGTACCTTCAGAATTGTTATACCGCAGGATGCTACATTTGATGGTTACGCAGCAATTGCTGAAATAGCAGTATATGCAGGAAGTTCAAAACTACAGTATTACGACAAGCGTTTGTATAATCTTTGCTTCCCAATAAGAAATGGCCTGTTCCCTGAAAATGATTCTGGTTATCCCAATGCGCCACGAGGATATCGTGGTGGAATACATTATGGCCTTGATATATTCTATTACTTTAATGAAGACAATTTTCTTCCAATACCGGTTGATGAAACCACACCGGTTTTGTCATGTGCTGACGGAGTAGTGGTGAGGGCTGACACTGAGTATGTTCCCCCTACTGAGGATGAATGGAAAGAGCTATCGCTCTATTACCAAAAAAATCCAGCAACATTTGTGAAGCGCTCATTTGGCGGAAGGCAAGTATGGATAGACCATAAAAATGGAGTATTGTCTACGTATAATCATCTATCAAAAATAGATGAAAAAATTAAAATTGGTACAATTGTAAAAAAGGGACAACGCATTGGCTGGGTTGGCAACTCAGGATTGCTTGGTGAGGCACAAGGGAAAAAATATGGGCAACATCTTCATTTTGAATTATGGGTGGATGGCATTTATCTGGGGTATAATATGAGTATAAGCGATATTAAACGCTATTTGCGCTGGATATTTGCGCTTCGCGATATGGAGGAATACAATGACTGACATGAAAAAACGCGCGTATCAGTTTATTATTCTTTTTGGCATCATAAGCCTGCTTGGTGACATCATTTACGAAGGTGCGCGAAGTGTCAATGCACAGTATTTAAAAGAGTTAGGTGCAAGTGCGCTGTGGGTTGGCATTATTGCAGGGCTTGGCGAGTTCATTGGATATGCTATACGCCTGGTTTCAGGGTATGTCAGCGATAGGACTAGGGCATACTGGCTGTTTACTTTTGTTGGCTATGGTTTGCTTGTTTCAGTGCCGCTTTTGGCGCTAACGGGTTTATGGCAGGTGGCAGCTCTTTTAATGGTTGCAGAGCGCTTGGGGAAGGCACTGCGAAGCCCCTCAAAGGATACCATCTTATCGCAGGTAACAACACAGGTTGGGCGTGGACTTGGTTTTGGTTTGCATGAGGCAATGGACCAGATTGGCGCTATTGCCGGGCCTTTAATTTTTACTGCAATCTTTGCGTATGTTGTTGATTACAACCTGGGGTATACCATACTGTGGATTCCGTTTGTGCTTCTTATGGCTGTTCTTATAGTTGCACGGTATCTTGTTCCTCATCCAGAAAAGTTTGAAACAGCTAAACCTGCAGACACCCAACCTGATACATTAACCAAAACGTTCTGGCTATATACGGCGTTTTCTGGTTTTGCCATTATTGGTTTTGCAAACTTTCCGGTTATTGCTTATCATTTAAAATCACAAAATATTATGGCAGATATGAGTATACCTTTGCTGTATGCAATTGCAATGGGAGTTGATGCAGTTTTTGCGATAGTTATCGGTAAACTATATGACAGCAAGGGGTTACGGGTACTTATGATCATACCTTTAGCTTCGGCGATAGTTCCGGTATTAGCTTTCAGTTTTAATTGGATTGCAGTGACAATTGGCACTGTGCTGTGGGGACTGGTGATGGCCATACATGAAACAATAATGCGTGCTGCAATAGCTGATCTCACCTCACTTAAAAAACGAGGTACCGGTTATGGTATATTTAATACCGCGTATGGGCTGTGTATGTTCATTGGAGCAAGTGTGATGGGATGGTTATATGAAATCAATATACAATATATTATTATATTTTCTGTAGCAACTGAGCTTATTGCAGTTATACTTTTTATGTATATAATTAAAGCGGTGAAGAGTAAATAATATTATTTCATATTGTAATTTTAGATTGACTTTGTGATAGCAGTATACTACATTGTTGTATAGTAAAGCATTCATTGTTTTTGCACCATTTTTCAAAACAGGTTTATTATGGCATTAGAACAAAAAGATTTTGAACTTATTGAAAATTATTTAAGGGATAATTTACCACGTATATTGGCCCAGCAGAGCCTTGCAAAACCTCCTGTAGTATACGAAATAGAACTTCGTGAGCGAATGGTACGTGTTGAGGAAGAATTGAACCATCAGCGGGAGTTGATGCAAAAAGGCTTTGAATTGATGGAAAAACGATTTGAAATGGTAGACAAACGCTTTGAACTACTTGAAAAGCGTATGGAATTACTTAAAAATAGATTTGATCTTTTATCAAAAAGGCTATTCCAGTTTATGATATGGTCGTTTGGACTGATTGTTTCGGAAACAAGTGTGATCATAGCATTTATAAAGTTATAGTCCTTTCAGCAAATTAAATATAGTTATACCAAAAGCATATATGAAACTTAAACTTATTTCATGGAATATAAATGGAATCAGAGCCGTATACAAAAAAGGCTTTTACCAGTGGTTTGTTACTGAAAAACCGGATATATTATGCCTGCAGGAAACCAAAGCTACAAGGGAACAGTTCCCTGCTGAATTGCAAGATGTTGCAGGGTACCATGCGTATTTTGCTGAGGCAGAAAAAAAGGGATATAGTGGCGTTGCGCTGTATTCAACTATGAAACCACAAGAAATTGAGACTGGATTTGGTATTAAGCGCTTTGATACTGAGGGT
This window harbors:
- a CDS encoding 2-dehydropantoate 2-reductase, whose product is MNILVYGGGAVGLGLAQSLIRAGCGVTIIDVEPTVSALREKGIVQTGVLGQFTIKPEQFTVYDWLENIPSADFDYICVCIKSYMSQTIAQLLKKYEKKISRCPIILFQNGWGNAEKFIQYFDKEIIFNARVMTGYIKPALHHVDITVHADSIHIGSLYNGDVNQLTALAEALSKGGMPAEVTEEVAKDIWAKMLYNCALNPLGAIFNVPYGDLGKSEHTKAIMNDIFYEIFETMHKAGYTTHYKSADEYIEVFYSKLLPTTGEHRSSMLQDIQAKRKTEIDALNGAVVELAKQHGIKTPVNEVVTSLIKFIENKYM
- a CDS encoding UPF0149 family protein, translated to MKKIEFLSEKQEKQLKKYLQPSLNKDVLTIDQLDGFLFGLCISSPFISSDEIVASIFGSSSPVFDSFEDVSSFNECLVQAQNTYTYALNNNKLVFPFTIAENNLTDEMIHAIQDWCYGFIRGIILDYNDWMPPDKQILETLQVEEELMYTCFFVIYMTAYILYPDKLPLSKEFLKMVDVDKFKEELTKNILALPDAVEILIQYGKQVRDNYLKNGKLQKKIDQNIKIGRNDPCICGSGKKYKKCCGR
- a CDS encoding M23 family metallopeptidase, producing MLTTISSLLTFLLITNFVPTRSTQGKEYIICGNNTQQKIYYATSSNFSKNHKGEKALDDDEETSWISKFGGEQWIEIDFGVKRVMTDIAITAGTKDNYKTLRYCILQFMYDGKWFDYSRINFLQKDKKGLFGNSRYQRTVIVKLNGIDASTFRIVIPQDATFDGYAAIAEIAVYAGSSKLQYYDKRLYNLCFPIRNGLFPENDSGYPNAPRGYRGGIHYGLDIFYYFNEDNFLPIPVDETTPVLSCADGVVVRADTEYVPPTEDEWKELSLYYQKNPATFVKRSFGGRQVWIDHKNGVLSTYNHLSKIDEKIKIGTIVKKGQRIGWVGNSGLLGEAQGKKYGQHLHFELWVDGIYLGYNMSISDIKRYLRWIFALRDMEEYND
- a CDS encoding MFS transporter; its protein translation is MTDMKKRAYQFIILFGIISLLGDIIYEGARSVNAQYLKELGASALWVGIIAGLGEFIGYAIRLVSGYVSDRTRAYWLFTFVGYGLLVSVPLLALTGLWQVAALLMVAERLGKALRSPSKDTILSQVTTQVGRGLGFGLHEAMDQIGAIAGPLIFTAIFAYVVDYNLGYTILWIPFVLLMAVLIVARYLVPHPEKFETAKPADTQPDTLTKTFWLYTAFSGFAIIGFANFPVIAYHLKSQNIMADMSIPLLYAIAMGVDAVFAIVIGKLYDSKGLRVLMIIPLASAIVPVLAFSFNWIAVTIGTVLWGLVMAIHETIMRAAIADLTSLKKRGTGYGIFNTAYGLCMFIGASVMGWLYEINIQYIIIFSVATELIAVILFMYIIKAVKSK